The Phocoena sinus isolate mPhoSin1 chromosome 8, mPhoSin1.pri, whole genome shotgun sequence nucleotide sequence AGAAATGCCTAGCGTGTCATAAGCACTCAGTAACGTTTACTGCTCTTCATCTCCCCACTGGTCTCTTCTTACTCTTGACCTTGCAGTCAGATTTCCCTCCTTTACAAGGCCCTGGTGAATGAAGAAAGAGGCCCAGAGATGGAACCCAGTCTCCCAGCCATCTCAGTCCATTCTACACAGACCCAATTGAATGCCTCACCTCATGATAGGAATCCCTTCACGATGGGCCTGATAGAAGAGGGTGTACCAGAAGGGCAGTAGGGAATATCGCTGACCCAAGGCGTCTCGGATTATGTCATGGTACTGAGACGGTAACAACCACGGCTCTCGCCGACCAGTGTCCAAGTGGGCATGTGCCCGGAAGAATGGCTGGTAGGCACCCATCTGGTACCAGCGCACAAGCAGCTCTGGCTCTGGATTTTTGAAGAAGCCGCCCACATCCGctagagaggggagggaggaaaccaGTTGGAAAAGAGGGTGAAGGAGGGCTGCTACCTAAGGAGCCCCCCAAGGCCCCACCGTGGACTGTCAGTGCTCTGCTCAGGCCTAGGTTTTATGCCCTCTACCTTGCCCCTCTCCCGCCAAAGCAAGGCTCCAAGTTCCTCCCCCTCTCACCTCCACAGAAGGAAAGTCCCACCAGCCCCAAGCTGAGACACATAGGAATAGAGATCTTCAAATGGTCCCATTCGGCAGCATTGTCACCTGTCCACACAGCTcctgaggaagaaaagagggagggaactTGCAAACAGCGAAGGGGCTCAGCCTTTTATATAGCTGACCTCTCTAACCTGCCACATCTCCTCTGGGGCCCCCAGAGTTCTGCTGAAGATGGCGGAGTTCACAGGAGCACTTCAACACGGACTGGCCCTCCCACTCCCTGCCTCGCTTTTAGTGAACAGCTGGAAGGAAGTACATAACTCTCAGAGGATGGACAGACTTCTCCAAGAACCAGGCACAGGTCCCTCTGCCACAGCTTTATTCTCCAAATCTTACCAAAGCGCTGGGAGCCAGCAAAGAAAGCCCTGCTCAGGACAAAGGGGCGTTCTATGCCCCCGGAGCGCAGCACCAGCCCGTCAGCAGTCGCCATGTGCTGCGTGGGAACAGGAAAGAAGGGTAGTGAGGAGCAAAAGCCAGCTGTCATCGGTGCAAGTTCTCGGTCCTTGGTCTCTCCTCTCTCAGTCCCTTACCACGTAGAGGCCATAGATGTTATGCACGTCTCGGTGCTCCCAGCCCCCATAATGCTGGGCATCCTTGAGCATGGTGACCTCAGGACCATTGAACACGGACGGTTCATTCATGTCATTCCAGACATAGAGGTTGGGAGATGAGCCCTGAGAACACAAGGCAGAAAATGGGGACAGACGACAGAGGGGAGGAAGACGACAAAACAGTGTCTGAGCAGAGAGCTCCTAGGAATCCAGAAAGATGCATTTCTCAGGGCCCCCCCAGGATCATCAAGGCCCCGGTATCTTATGAGCAACCAACCATAGCAAGGATAGCAGGCAGAGAATGACTGATTCCAAGAGGTAGAGTGGGAAAGACAGAGGCAGGTCGGGGAGGGGCTGCCATACCTCATAATTGTCAAAGCGAAACATGTTAGCCCACCAGGCCCTCATCTTGGGATTGGTGAAATCAGGGTAACCGGCTGCGCCTAGAAGAAATCAAGGATGGCTTTCAACCCCTGAGGGGCAAAATAGCCTCCACGCTAGCTCCCTGGCCTCCCAATAGCCTCCTTCAATTCCAGGCCCACCTACCTGGCCAGCACCAGCCTTCGTAGTCAGAGCCATCCCGGGTTTTAACGTACAGACCCAGGTTCTGCAACTCTTCATGTACGCGGTAGCCAGAGTCCACCTTGATGTGGGGGTCCACGATGGCCACCAGCTGGGGGCACGGAACATGGGTAGTGAGAGTTCTCCAGGGCTATCATGCCTGAGAAAACCAACCATGGCTGCAGCCCTCTTACCTTCCGCCTCTTGGAGGCCAAATGCTCAAGCAtggtgaggggctgggggaaaCGGCTGGGGTCCCAGGTGAAATACCGCTTGCCATCAGCGTGCTCAATGTCCAGCCAGATGACATCGCAAGGCAGGTTGTGATCATCGAAGCCCTGATCGACTTCCAGAACGTCAGCCTCATCCCGATAGTTCCAGCGGCTCTGGTGGTAGCCGAGGGAGAAGAGCGGGGGCAAAACCTGGGTCCCTGCAGGTTCAGTGAGGGATGGGTGTCACAACAGGGTCAGGCTCAACCTGGGGCCAATGGGGATGCCCAGAAATTGAGAGAGATGAAAGGGCACAGGGCTAGAGAATAGGCCAAGGCACAGGATTTCTGAAAATGCAGTCATCCCTCAAGAAACCAAGGACCAGAAAGGGAGGCCGCAGGCTGACAGAGTAGGGACACTGCGTACCTGTGAGACTAGCGTACTGCCGGAAGACATCAAAGACAGACGGCCCAAGTAGCAGGAAGACATCAATGATGCCACTCTCCGATATCCAGCGAACATCTGTCTGTGGGGTCTCCCCAGAGCCCTGCAGGTAGTCCAGCATCTTCCCAAACAGGGTCTGCAGAGGGGACCACAGAGAGGTCTGACACCACCCTCTTGCTTCCCAACCCAAAGACAAAGCAGCAGTGTTTTCCTCAGAGTCCTCACACAGCTGGCTCCTTGAGTCACTTCGGGTTGAGATTAAACGTCACCTCCTCAGTGAGGCTTCCCTGGGCCCCATCATAAGCAGCACCGCCCATCCCCATCACATGACCACTGCATTTCTTTCTTAGAACTTACCACCACTGAACTCATCTTCCCTCTGTTACCTGTTTAATCTGTCTTCCTCCTTTCCTAACTCAGTGAGCaatatatccccagcacctagaaaagGGTCTGAAGCTCCTAACGCATACTCAATAACAAATGtattaataaatgcagaaaaggaaATACCTTCCCCACGAGTCTGTGTCTTCTGGGAGTGTCTGGGGAACTCATATGCTGCTCAGAAGGCCCAGGGCCTGTCTCTCATCCAGTCCCCAAACAGGTATCCAAATAGGCCACTCTACCAGCCTCTTCAAAGCAAATGCCCCTAACAAACCCATTTGTCTCAAGGCCTGACGATTCCCTCCCTTATTGCTCCCCATGCCTGTGCTCTCACCTTGCCTGCAGTGTTGGAGGATATGTCAACCCAGGTCTCCGCGGCGTTGAGCCAGAAGATGCCCAGGTCCCGATGAGGGTTGTGTGCTAGGAGCACGGGCACAGACCCATATAGGGCCATGCGGTTGTACAGCTCATACTGGAACACGTCCAAATTGTAGAGGCGATATGgctccccacccctgcaggcaggcagacagacagactggCCCCGGGCCACGGCACGCACAGCCCCAGCCCCACAGACACAGATGAGGGATAAAAACTGGCCCCTCTGCCCTTTCTCAAAGCAGAATTTTCTGATGGCCCCAGGTTCTCTGGCACAGGAAGTGAGCCACGCTCGTCTGGAGTGTCTAATCTGTGTGCACATCTCCCACAGCCCTgacctctgcccccttccctccccccatatCCTGATGTCACTGTAGGACTCACTCAGTGACTTTCAGCCTCAGGTTGTCAGCATGCTCGGGGATCCCATACACATGCTCCATGCCTGGCAGAGAGAAGTCCAAACTCACAGACGTGGGGCCTGGAAGAGAAGCAAAAGATGAGCTCCAGAGCTTCTGCTTGGCAAGGACTCCCTGTCCTCCTGCCCAaggctcccccagcccctcaccaTAGGGCTTGCTGTCAGTGTGAGTTTTAAATGTCTCTTCCCAGGCTCCTGGCTCATCGTGCTCTGCCTTCCCCTGGGTCTCGTCTGGCTGGAAGGAGAAAGCAGACCACTACTCAATCACACACCAggtcctctctcttcccttgccCATTTTCTAAATCCCATCCGTGATGGCAAGACTAAGCTCAAATTTCTTGTGGGCCTTTCCCCTCCAACCTCCCAGCCAGCCCTGTGCTCCaaccacccacccccaccaactTGCCTTGTCACCATCCCCAGGTGTTTCCTCGGGCTGGGCCCCATCGCCCTCAGCTGGGTCTTTTGATCCTTGCCTGGAAGGTAGGAGAGCTGTCTGCTCCAATCCAGAGGGGGCAGGGACGAGGGGCTAGTGGAAGGAGGGGTGAGGGAATAGAGAGCCAAGGGTCCAAAGGAACGAAGGCGCTGGAGGAGGGACTGAACGTTAAAGCTTGGAAAGGGGCCCCCAGTGAGCAGATAAGTGTGCAAAGGACagggagagaaatgagaaagggaaatgagaaggaaatgcCACCAAGGGGTGCCTTCCAAACACAGGCCCAAACCACCAGCCTCTGGCAGCGTTCCAGAAGAGACAGGCAGGCAGGTTCAAGGGCCTGGGTTCGGAATGCCAGTCCTAGCCCTGCTGCCTCTACCAAGAGACTCTGGCCCCAACTTCCCTCACTGGGCCTCAGCCTCTTGGCGTGACACAGGGTTTTGCAAAGGCAAGTGAGTCATAACCATGGTCAAGCCTCTACACAGGGACTCAAACGAGAGATTCTGCCAAAGGATGCTTTCAAGGGCAGCTGGCAAGCAGCTCTGCCCAGAGCTTCAGTGCAAGCCAGCTGAGAGGCAGGAACCCCAGCAACAGGCAGCATCTCTCCACCCCCTGGCAAAGCAAGAAGCTCCCTACATTCCTCAAGGATATCCAACATTTCATCTTCCTTCTCCCAGGGGGCTCCTAGCCAGGGGAATGGGGAACGGGAACCAGAGACCATATAGCTGGGGAAAAAGAGGTGAGTGAAGGACAGGGTATGGAAGGGTCTGGGGCACCTTCCCTGGGGGCCAGAGTGAAGGGCGGGTAAGGGCAGAGGAACAGATACAGTACCAGTGGTCATGGATTTACCTAGAGAAAAGGTTCTTGATCTTACTCCAAATGCTACCGAGCGTGAGACTAACTTTATCTGAGAAActggggcaggaggagatgggtaggaaaggggaaaaggaggcacaaaaccaacacaaaaacagaaacataaaagtGAGTTTCAGTCGACAAACTtccagagatggggtgggggaagaaattaaaaacaaaaaacaaaacaaaacaaaacaaaaaaaaggaagaaaataaatctggGAAGTGTGATGGTGTgagagggggaagagggaaaggcaGACCCAGGCAGGCCTCTGAGGGAGGAGGTGCCCAGGGTACAGCTCATGGACAAAAGTGACTGCCTCCTGGTCTGTACAGGAAATGGAGAAAACTTCAACCCAGGTCTGCTTCCTACCCTCCCTGATGGTCAGcttctcccagcccccagccccgacCTGGCTCTACTACCACCCTGTCTCCTCCCAGGGACCCAGTGCCAGACCCTACGACACCCCTAGGTTCCTTCACACTAGGTCCCCTTCACTCCTGATCCCCGTACTCACGAGACCCTGGGAGCCCTCTGGTGCTCAAAATTTAAGAGTCCTCGGGCATTGACACTGAGCAGAAGGCTGCGGTCCTCCAGTAGGTCGAGGCGGAATGGCCGTGCCGTCAAGATGATTTTATAGGGCCCCTCAGCCATGGTTAGCTCCACGCTGTTGGCATCCCGGCCAGAGACAGAAAGCCTGGGAAAAAGATCAAAAGGGATATAAGGAAGTGCAAAGTGCCAGGAGCAGTCATGACACTTAGAAGACGGGGGACCTGCTAAGAGCTATACAGGCAGTGTGGTAACAGTACAGGGACAGTTAAGTTGACCAAAGGAATCAAATAAAGAGCCTGGAAACAGACCCAAGCATCTTAGAATGTTGAAATGTAACAGATGGCATGGCAGTTCAGTGAGGTCTGGAGGACTATTCAATAACAGAGtggaaaaacacattttctgtATAGAAAAGAAATGGTATCACACTCCTACCTCATACCAGATACAAATATCAACTCCAGACAGATTATGACTTAAAATTTTAGAGTAAAACCTTTAgaagtaaatacaaaaaaatattttctgacccTGAGGTAGATAAGGATTCTTTAAACACAACTTAGAAAACACTAACACCAAAAGGTAAGAGACTTATCTACCTGACAACAAAattcagaatttctatttattgAAAGATACGTTAGGGtaatcaaaaacaagaaaagtctgaggAACTGTCCCAGTCTAGAGGAGCCtcaggagacatgacaactaaatataaaacagtatcctggatgggatcgtGAAGCAGAagaaggacattaggtaaaaactaaggaaatctgggacttccctggtggcgtggtggttaagaatccacctgccaatgcaggggactcggattcaatccctggtccgggaagatcccacatgctgcgaggcaaataagcccgtgcaccaccactactgaagcccacgcgcctaaagcccatgctccgcaacagaagaagccactgcagcgagaagcccgctcgccgcaactagagaaagcccgcacgcagcaacgaagacccaatgcagccataagtaaataaataaataacaaaaaaactaaggaaatctgaaaaaaatatggactttaagctacaaggatatatcatACAACACAAGCAGTGTAGccgatattttataatagctattaaTGGAGTAcgacctttaaaaactgtgaatcactatattgtacacccaTAACTTAtgtaatactgtacatcaactacacttcaattaaaaataaatgaaatggtggtgcagtggttaagaatccgcctgccagtgcaggggacacaggtttgatccccggtccgggaacatctcacatgccgcggagcagctaagcccgtgcaccacaactactgaagcccatgcacctagagcccgtgctccgcaacaagaggagccactgcaatgagaagcccgtgcaccacaatgaagagcagcccccgctcgccgcaactagagaaagcccgcaagcagcaatgaagacccaacacagccaaaacaaataaataaataatattttttaaaaatagggcttccctggtggcgcggtgattgagagtccgcctgctgatgcaggggacgtgggttcgtgccccagtccaggaaaatcccacatgccgcggagtggctaggcccgtgagccatggccgctgagcctgcgcatccggagcctgtgctccgcaacgggagaggtcacacagtgagaggcccgcataccgcaaaaaaataaacaataaaaacactttaaaaaaaggaatgaaaaaagaaaaaaaaatatgaactttagttaacaataatgaTATCAATTCATTATGTATGACAAATATATCACAATAATGTTAACAGGGGAAAACAGGAGTACagggtatacaggaactctcataATATTCTTGAAACTttcctataaatctaaaactactctaaaatttaaaaatcgttgggacttccctggtggcgcagtggttaagaatctgcctgatagtgcaggggacacgggttcgatccttggtctgggaagatcccacaggccgcggagcaactaagccctcgagccacaactactgagcctgcacacctagagcctgtgctccgcaaagagaagcacgcgcactgcaacgaagagtagcctgcacgcagcaacaaaagacccaatgcagccaaaaataaatacataaaattttttaaaaaataaaatttaaaaatctttttttttcaaggcacctttagaaaagtaaaaagataagcTACAATCTGGGAAAAGATAGCTGCAATACATGTAAGTAATAAAGAATTGGTATCAAGACTAATGAATTTCCACAAATCAGTGATGAcaacataaaaggaaaatgagcaGAGCAGTGAACTTCCATTTCACAGAACAGTAAACCAGAATGACAGATAAATATATGAAGACATGCTCAATATCAGTAATAAACTGGGAAAGACAAGCAAGCCAAGACCACCACATGGTATCATCCTACAGCCATTGCACTGACAAAAATAAAGTCCAATAGTTCCAAGGGCTGGAGAAGATGCAGTTCAATAAGCCTCTTATATATTgctggtggaagtgtaaattggtaaGCCACTTTGGCTTTATCTTGTAAAGTTGATGATTTCCATATTCTACAACTCTGCAGTTCTTCTCTTAGCTATACACCAAAGAGAAACTCCTGCACAGGGAGACAAGAGACATGGACAAGAATGTTCACGCcaacactggaaacaacccaaatgcccatcaacacaGAAATGGAGAAGTAAATCGGGATATATTCATATAACATATTATTATACAGCAGTAAAAATGAGTTTCTGGAGCTACACGCAACAAAGTTAAATccagttaagtgaaaaaaggaaatccCAAAAGACCACATTCACTAAGATACTTTCCCtataaaactcaaaaacaaaatcacataATTTACTGCTTAGGCAAATGTACgaaagtgtgtatatgtatatacgtacCCACGATATAACTGTGAGAACAAAAAAACAAGGGAATAATAAACTTCAAAATAACAATCATCTCCGAAGGAGTCAGGGGTACAGGACAGTGAGATGTATATGTTTGGGTTAGGTGAAGGGTTTATCATGTTATTTTCTAAGTTAAATACTTAACAGAGAGCCATGCGCGGAATAACGACGACGATGTGTCATGACCCGAGTATTTGAATAATCCTATCCTGAATATCTGAGGAGAAattgaggagggaggaagggaaggagggaaagagggaaggaagggaggaaggaaggggagaaagaaaagagagagaaaagagaaaaaaaagaaagagaagaaaagaacagacgAGACAAGACAGGGGGACaggacaggaagggaagggaagggaggaaccAACCAGAGACACTGTATTCCTGGAAGGCGAGCTCCATGGCCTTGCTgactccctcttgtatctccagTACCTAGGCCAGGCCTGGCACAGAAGAGGAAGCAGTATTTCTTTGCTGACTGAATGAAGATGAAGggtgaaagagaaaacaagtgagggaattccctggcagtccagtgattaagaccctgtgctttcactgcacagagtgcaggttcaatccctggttggggaacgaagatcccacaagccaagcagCTCGGCCAATCAAACAATCAGTTGAGAAAACAAGTGAAACAGAGGAACAGATGAGGGAAGGCTGAGGAGAGTGGCCGGGTGCTATTCAGCTATTATCCCAATGTGGAAGAGAAAGTCAGCTGCCAAATAAAGGTTCATTAGGAAGGGGAAAAGGGCCATGGAGATGGATATGTTTCTCAGGAAAAATTTACCCAGCTGTGGGGGGATCAGCCACCAACACGTCTGGCACACGGTATCGGGGCCGCCGGGGCTCTAGTTCATCAATTCTGATCCGAGTCATGTTCCTTCGAAGCCCCTGGAGCTCTAGCACAAGCAACACCTGTGGAGGCAGAGGTCTGGGTCTGGAGAAAGGAATGGGCTATACCAGGAAATGCCCTCTGAACCCATTTCTCTCCCGAGGGGGTCTCCTCCTTCTAGCCCTTTGCCTAAGGGATCTGAAATCTGAATTCCTCACAAGGTACAAGTCCTAAGGTTAGATGGCACAGAATGTTGGCTATAGGATTCCCCTTCCCAAATTACCCTTTAGCCATTTCTCCACCCCCACCagactcttccttttctcccctgaCCTTAGTGACTTCGTTGATCAGATGGACCGTGAGGGCATCAGGACCAAGCTGCAGAGAGTCCAGCAAGGCTCGGTATGGAGAATGGCCTGGCCGTATGCTTCGTTGCCTCCTGCCAATGTGAAATGACTGAGAACGGGGAAGGGTTCCCCAAGGCCCCTAAGTCCTTCTATCAGCTGCAGTGCCCCAGGCTACCTCATCTGCCACAGACACCTCCCACATTACCCTACTTTCCGTTCTAGTCTCCCAGAAATATCATACTTGCAGAAGGAACTCTCTTCGCAGGTCTTAAAGTTGCTTCTATCCACAGCCAGGGTAATTCCCAGGCAGACGCCTAAACAAGCCAGTACCAAACCAGTCCAAGACCTAGGGGGGAAAAGGACAAAGAGGGCACGATCAGCACAGGGTCAGAAAGGGCCCCACCTTCTGAGGTAAAGGCCTCTTCCCACCACAACCCTAAAAGGGGAGAAAGATAGAGTCCCATTGAACAGAAAACAAGGCAGAGTGGACAGGGGTTAAGTGTCAGGCCTGAGGAGCTGGCTCACGCACACCTTTCCTTCAAAAGGCAGAGGAAGTAGACAAAGGATCCTTGGCCTTCAGAGGCCTGGTATTGACTCAGGTTACATCAGCCTCTCAGAGGAAAGGAACCGTAACAGCCAGTCCCAGGGGAAGTGGTGGTACCTTATGTGTGGAACAGAGAAACAAAGTAAGCCATGCCTTTTCACTGGAAAGACACTGGGGGGACCTACAGTGAAAAAGTTCAAGATGTACCCTCAGCTAGCCTGCTGGTCACAGGTTCCTCGGGTCCTAACGTCCCTAACACTCTAGGCATCCTGTTCCTCTGATCTCCACTGCTAtatctttgacataagtcaccaCTGTCACCATGTAAGCTTGAAAAGAATAACAACAGCTAACCTGTGTTGAGTCCTAACAGGCAGCCGGGGGCCTGGCTAACTGCCTTAtactagttttttttgtttttcttttttttgcggtacgcgggcctctcactgctgtgacctctcccgttgcggagcacaggctcagcggccatggctcacgggcccagccgctccgtggcatgtgcgatcttcccggaccagggcacgaacccgtgtcccctgcatcggcaggcggactcccaaccactgcgccaccagggaagccctatactagT carries:
- the GANAB gene encoding neutral alpha-glucosidase AB isoform X2, with protein sequence MAAVAAVAARRRRSWTGLVLACLGVCLGITLAVDRSNFKTCEESSFCKRQRSIRPGHSPYRALLDSLQLGPDALTVHLINEVTKVLLVLELQGLRRNMTRIRIDELEPRRPRYRVPDVLVADPPTAGLSVSGRDANSVELTMAEGPYKIILTARPFRLDLLEDRSLLLSVNARGLLNFEHQRAPRVSQGSKDPAEGDGAQPEETPGDGDKPDETQGKAEHDEPGAWEETFKTHTDSKPYGPTSVSLDFSLPGMEHVYGIPEHADNLRLKVTEGGEPYRLYNLDVFQYELYNRMALYGSVPVLLAHNPHRDLGIFWLNAAETWVDISSNTAGKTLFGKMLDYLQGSGETPQTDVRWISESGIIDVFLLLGPSVFDVFRQYASLTGTQVLPPLFSLGYHQSRWNYRDEADVLEVDQGFDDHNLPCDVIWLDIEHADGKRYFTWDPSRFPQPLTMLEHLASKRRKLVAIVDPHIKVDSGYRVHEELQNLGLYVKTRDGSDYEGWCWPGAAGYPDFTNPKMRAWWANMFRFDNYEGSSPNLYVWNDMNEPSVFNGPEVTMLKDAQHYGGWEHRDVHNIYGLYVHMATADGLVLRSGGIERPFVLSRAFFAGSQRFGAVWTGDNAAEWDHLKISIPMCLSLGLVGLSFCGADVGGFFKNPEPELLVRWYQMGAYQPFFRAHAHLDTGRREPWLLPSQYHDIIRDALGQRYSLLPFWYTLFYQAHREGIPIMRPLWVQYPQDVTTFSIDDQFLLGDALLVHPVSDSEARGVQVYLPGQGEVWYDVHSYQKHHGPQTLYLPVTLSSIPVFQRGGTIVPRWMRVRRSSDCMKDDPITLFVALSLQGTAQGELFLDDGHTFNYQTRHEFLLRRFSFSGNTLVSSSADPKGHFETPIWIERVVIIGAGKPATVVLQTKGSPESRLSFQHDPETSVLILRKPGVSVVSEWSIHLR
- the GANAB gene encoding neutral alpha-glucosidase AB isoform X1 codes for the protein MAAVAAVAARRRRSWTGLVLACLGVCLGITLAVDRSNFKTCEESSFCKRQRSIRPGHSPYRALLDSLQLGPDALTVHLINEVTKVLLVLELQGLRRNMTRIRIDELEPRRPRYRVPDVLVADPPTAGLSVSGRDANSVELTMAEGPYKIILTARPFRLDLLEDRSLLLSVNARGLLNFEHQRAPRVSFSDKVSLTLGSIWSKIKNLFSRQGSKDPAEGDGAQPEETPGDGDKPDETQGKAEHDEPGAWEETFKTHTDSKPYGPTSVSLDFSLPGMEHVYGIPEHADNLRLKVTEGGEPYRLYNLDVFQYELYNRMALYGSVPVLLAHNPHRDLGIFWLNAAETWVDISSNTAGKTLFGKMLDYLQGSGETPQTDVRWISESGIIDVFLLLGPSVFDVFRQYASLTGTQVLPPLFSLGYHQSRWNYRDEADVLEVDQGFDDHNLPCDVIWLDIEHADGKRYFTWDPSRFPQPLTMLEHLASKRRKLVAIVDPHIKVDSGYRVHEELQNLGLYVKTRDGSDYEGWCWPGAAGYPDFTNPKMRAWWANMFRFDNYEGSSPNLYVWNDMNEPSVFNGPEVTMLKDAQHYGGWEHRDVHNIYGLYVHMATADGLVLRSGGIERPFVLSRAFFAGSQRFGAVWTGDNAAEWDHLKISIPMCLSLGLVGLSFCGADVGGFFKNPEPELLVRWYQMGAYQPFFRAHAHLDTGRREPWLLPSQYHDIIRDALGQRYSLLPFWYTLFYQAHREGIPIMRPLWVQYPQDVTTFSIDDQFLLGDALLVHPVSDSEARGVQVYLPGQGEVWYDVHSYQKHHGPQTLYLPVTLSSIPVFQRGGTIVPRWMRVRRSSDCMKDDPITLFVALSLQGTAQGELFLDDGHTFNYQTRHEFLLRRFSFSGNTLVSSSADPKGHFETPIWIERVVIIGAGKPATVVLQTKGSPESRLSFQHDPETSVLILRKPGVSVVSEWSIHLR
- the GANAB gene encoding neutral alpha-glucosidase AB isoform X3, with the translated sequence MGPSPRKHLGMVTRQVDETQGKAEHDEPGAWEETFKTHTDSKPYGEGLGEPWAGGQGVLAKQKLWSSSFASLPGPTSVSLDFSLPGMEHVYGIPEHADNLRLKVTEGGEPYRLYNLDVFQYELYNRMALYGSVPVLLAHNPHRDLGIFWLNAAETWVDISSNTAGKTLFGKMLDYLQGSGETPQTDVRWISESGIIDVFLLLGPSVFDVFRQYASLTGTQVLPPLFSLGYHQSRWNYRDEADVLEVDQGFDDHNLPCDVIWLDIEHADGKRYFTWDPSRFPQPLTMLEHLASKRRKLVAIVDPHIKVDSGYRVHEELQNLGLYVKTRDGSDYEGWCWPGAAGYPDFTNPKMRAWWANMFRFDNYEGSSPNLYVWNDMNEPSVFNGPEVTMLKDAQHYGGWEHRDVHNIYGLYVHMATADGLVLRSGGIERPFVLSRAFFAGSQRFGAVWTGDNAAEWDHLKISIPMCLSLGLVGLSFCGADVGGFFKNPEPELLVRWYQMGAYQPFFRAHAHLDTGRREPWLLPSQYHDIIRDALGQRYSLLPFWYTLFYQAHREGIPIMRPLWVQYPQDVTTFSIDDQFLLGDALLVHPVSDSEARGVQVYLPGQGEVWYDVHSYQKHHGPQTLYLPVTLSSIPVFQRGGTIVPRWMRVRRSSDCMKDDPITLFVALSLQGTAQGELFLDDGHTFNYQTRHEFLLRRFSFSGNTLVSSSADPKGHFETPIWIERVVIIGAGKPATVVLQTKGSPESRLSFQHDPETSVLILRKPGVSVVSEWSIHLR
- the GANAB gene encoding neutral alpha-glucosidase AB isoform X4 → MGPSPRKHLGMVTRQVDETQGKAEHDEPGAWEETFKTHTDSKPYGPTSVSLDFSLPGMEHVYGIPEHADNLRLKVTEGGEPYRLYNLDVFQYELYNRMALYGSVPVLLAHNPHRDLGIFWLNAAETWVDISSNTAGKTLFGKMLDYLQGSGETPQTDVRWISESGIIDVFLLLGPSVFDVFRQYASLTGTQVLPPLFSLGYHQSRWNYRDEADVLEVDQGFDDHNLPCDVIWLDIEHADGKRYFTWDPSRFPQPLTMLEHLASKRRKLVAIVDPHIKVDSGYRVHEELQNLGLYVKTRDGSDYEGWCWPGAAGYPDFTNPKMRAWWANMFRFDNYEGSSPNLYVWNDMNEPSVFNGPEVTMLKDAQHYGGWEHRDVHNIYGLYVHMATADGLVLRSGGIERPFVLSRAFFAGSQRFGAVWTGDNAAEWDHLKISIPMCLSLGLVGLSFCGADVGGFFKNPEPELLVRWYQMGAYQPFFRAHAHLDTGRREPWLLPSQYHDIIRDALGQRYSLLPFWYTLFYQAHREGIPIMRPLWVQYPQDVTTFSIDDQFLLGDALLVHPVSDSEARGVQVYLPGQGEVWYDVHSYQKHHGPQTLYLPVTLSSIPVFQRGGTIVPRWMRVRRSSDCMKDDPITLFVALSLQGTAQGELFLDDGHTFNYQTRHEFLLRRFSFSGNTLVSSSADPKGHFETPIWIERVVIIGAGKPATVVLQTKGSPESRLSFQHDPETSVLILRKPGVSVVSEWSIHLR